Proteins found in one Pseudochaenichthys georgianus chromosome 13, fPseGeo1.2, whole genome shotgun sequence genomic segment:
- the scarf1 gene encoding scavenger receptor class F member 1 isoform X1, with the protein MKLLLGALSALLCCSLSSSQTLDPAGKNVCHNIRDPSTLVCCTGWRQEGTECTLPVCEGEQACLKEEICVYPGVCRCPPGYFGAHCKTRCPGEFWAADCRKVCECFPHGRCHPVTGECTCNPNRWGPLCQSPCKCVRHGHCHPVHGNCSCDEGWWTATCSKPCQCGSAGSAGPGCDQLTGRCQCNRGHWGLKCPVACNCYLSQCNQRTGVCECEAGWWGPSCDRRCNCDLTHSTCDPNTGQCLCQPGYQGVYCNQPCEAGKYGSGCKRSCGFCRDHRTCSDTDGACDACESGWNGTRCDRPCPAGSYGDGCLEECPRCRNNEPCDPKTGNCWRCDPGCTGPRCEEACTNRTFGDACGFLCSPCFHGDCHQVTGRCDCQSGFTGESCNSSCPALQFGFNCSSACDCGEGGGCDPVTGVCPKSGRAAVIAGVLVPLLLLLLAVLCCCLCCGGAPAGGKDRATMAEGGWSVRMKYHVYSVLANIGAALPCISDWSSGLPRVTVSHHDPELTFNHSFIEPPSSGWVTEGSSFDSDEEEEEGEALYCVPPRDDFPSVAGGEFHEMSSKCNMFMDPSGFSCEDITSPFNIPRTSSIAKSKRPSVSFAEGTRFSPKERHGSAQDLASLPGHLRNKPKSPWGVLMLSALQSQGSASKTAQEDGAEDHEGDDDGDVQETEYEETNYDAEDQEVDRTASRTTLQVPGASGRRRTMSNTAAHKGTQLLTPASDAQGGVLNKVTTVYVTVGKAGRLVSKTETSSEGPVQAMLRRIGSLQRQREQEVSRPKPKGAEAIVKPPRRKLGARASVWEEGAPPAGEVGICKPIRRKHASVNTPDTAGANDTSSESGSPKRPLSILKSVPELALADSGSDLRAEGSDPTSGKTEGPYLTVGAAGDAESLTEVIANEGAVVSVNDEPCYENVIIKHT; encoded by the exons ATGAAGCTTCTCCTCGGAGCTCTgagtgctctgctctgctgctcgCTGTCCTCCTCACAAACACTGGATCCTGCTGGGAAAAACGTCTGCCACAATATCAG GGACCCCTCCACCCTGGTCTGTTGCACTGGGTGGCGTCAAGAGGGAACAGAATGCACCTTAC ctgtgtgtgagGGTGAGCAGGCCTGTCTGAAGGAGGAGATCTGTGTGTATCCCGGAGTGTGTCGCTGCCCCCCTGGCTACTTCGGAGCTCACTGTAAAACAC GCTGTCCCGGTGAGTTCTGGGCTGCGGACTGTCGCAAGGTGTGTGAGTGCTTCCCTCACGGCCGCTGTCACCCCGTCACCGGAGAGTGCACCTGCAACCCCAACCGCTGGGGCCCGCTCTGCCAGTCGCCCTGCAAGTGCGTCCGGCACGGCCACTGCCACCCCGTCCACGGGAACTGCTCCTGTGACGAGGGCTGGTGGACGGCCACCTGCTCCAAGCCGTGCCAGTGCGGCAGCGCGGGGTCTGCGGGGCCCGGCTGCGACCAGCTGACAGGCCGGTGTCAGTGCAACAGGGGCCACTGGGGGCTGAAATGTCCCGTCGCTTGCAACTGCTACCTGTCCCAATGTAATCAGCGaacaggtgtgtgtgagtgtgaggcaGGCTGGTGGGGGCCCAGCTGTGACCGGAGGTGTAACTGTGACCTCACACACAGCACCTGTGACCCGAACACTGGACAGTGCCTGTGCCAGCCGGGGTACCAGGGGGTCTACTGCAACCAGCCCTGTGAAGCTGGGAAATACGGCAGTGGCTGTAAAAGGAG TTGTGGGTTCTGCAGAGACCACCGGACCTGCTCGGACACTGACGGCGCCTGTGACGCCTGTGAGTCCGGCTGGAACGGGACACGATGCGACCGGCCGTGCCCGGCTGGTTCCTATGGTGACGGCTGCCTGGAGGAGTGTCCACGCTGCAGGAACAACGAACCCTGTGACCCAAAAACTGGGAACTGTTGGAGGTGTGATCCGGGATGCACTGGTCCCAG GTGCGAGGAGGCCTGCACTAACAGGACGTTTGGAGACGCCTGTGGTTTCCTGTGTAGCccatgtttccatggtgactgTCATCAAGTGACAGGAAGATGTGACTGTCAGTCCGGCTTTACAGGAGAAAG CTGTAACAGTAGCTGCCCCGCCCTGCAGTTCGGCTTCAACTGTTCCTCCGCCTGTGACTGTGGGGAGGGGGGCGGCTGCGACCCAGTCACTGGAGTGTGTCCCAAGA gtgGCAGGGCTGCAGTGATAGCAGGTGTGCTGGTtcctctcctcctgctgctcctcgctgtgctctgctgctgtttGTGTTGTGGAGGGGCTCCTGCCGGGGGCAAAGACAG GGCGACTATGGCTGAGGGAGGCTGGTCAGTCCGGATGAAGTATCACGTCTACAGCGTCCTGGCTAACATCGGAGCGGCCCTGCCCTGTATCTCTGATTGGTCCTCTGGCCTGCCCCGTGTCACAG TGTCTCACCATGACCCAGAGCTGACGTTCAACCACAGCTTCATTGAGCCTCCGTCGTCTGGCTGGGTGACGGAGGGGTCGTCCTTCGACagtgatgaggaggaggaggagggggaggcgcTCTACTGTGTCCCTCCCAGAGATG ACTTCCCTTCGGTGGCGGGCGGCGAGTTCCACGAGATGAGCTCGAAGTGCAACATGTTCATGGACCCCTCCGGCTTCAGCTGTGAGGACATCACCTCGCCCTTCAACATCCCTCGCACCTCCAGCATCGCCAAGTCCAAGCGGCCTTCTGTTTCTTTTGCAGAGGGGACCCGCTTCAGCCCCAAAGAGAGGCATGGCTCAGCTCAGGACCTCGCCTCTCTCCCTGGTCACCTGCGAAACAAACCCAAGTCACCCTGGGGTGTTCTGATGCTGTCTGCTCTCCAAAGTCAAGGAAGTGCCTCTAAAACTGCGCAGGAAGATGGAGCTGAGGACCATGAGGGTGACGATGATGGGGATGTGCAGGAGACAGAATATGAGGAAACTAACTATGatgcagaggaccaggaagtaGACAGGACCGCTTCCCGGACCACCCTACAGGTCCCTGGTGCCTCAGGACGAAGGAGGACTATGTCCAACACAGCTGCTCATAAAGGGACCCAGCTGCTGACACCTGCCTCTGATGCTCAGGGGGGGGTCTTAAATAAGGTCACCACGGTGTATGTGACGGTGGGTAAGGCAGGGAGGCTCGTGTCCAAGACGGAGACGAGCTCTGAGGGTCCCGTTCAGGCCATGCTGCGGCGCATCGGAAGCCTTCAGAGACAGAGGGAGCAGGAGGTAAGCAGGCCCAAGCCTAAAGGAGCAGAAGCTATCGTCAAACCCCCCAGGAGGAAGCTGGGAGCGCGGGCGAGCGTGTGGGAGGAGGGGGCGCCGCCTGCGGGGGAGGTAGGAATATGTAAGCCAATCAGGAGAAAGCATGCTTCTGTTAACACCCCTGACACAGCTGGTGCGAACGACACATCCTCAGAGAGCGGCTCTCCAAAAAGGCCGCTGTCCATTTTGAAGAGCGTGCCAGAGCTGGCTTTAGCTGACTCAGGGTCAGATCTGAGGGCGGAGGGCAGCGACCCCACCTCGGGAAAAACTGAGGGCCCCTACCTGACCGTGGGAGCAGCAGGAGATGCAGAGAGTCTCACTGAGGTCATCGCCAACGAAGGAGCGGTGGTCAGTGTGAATGACGAGCCCTGCTATGAAAATGTCATAATTAAACACACATGA
- the scarf1 gene encoding scavenger receptor class F member 1 isoform X2, producing MKLLLGALSALLCCSLSSSQTLDPAGKNVCHNIRDPSTLVCCTGWRQEGTECTLPVCEGEQACLKEEICVYPGVCRCPPGYFGAHCKTRCPGEFWAADCRKVCECFPHGRCHPVTGECTCNPNRWGPLCQSPCKCVRHGHCHPVHGNCSCDEGWWTATCSKPCQCGSAGSAGPGCDQLTGRCQCNRGHWGLKCPVACNCYLSQCNQRTGVCECEAGWWGPSCDRRCNCDLTHSTCDPNTGQCLCQPGYQGVYCNQPCEAGKYGSGCKRSCGFCRDHRTCSDTDGACDACESGWNGTRCDRPCPAGSYGDGCLEECPRCRNNEPCDPKTGNCWRCEEACTNRTFGDACGFLCSPCFHGDCHQVTGRCDCQSGFTGESCNSSCPALQFGFNCSSACDCGEGGGCDPVTGVCPKSGRAAVIAGVLVPLLLLLLAVLCCCLCCGGAPAGGKDRATMAEGGWSVRMKYHVYSVLANIGAALPCISDWSSGLPRVTVSHHDPELTFNHSFIEPPSSGWVTEGSSFDSDEEEEEGEALYCVPPRDDFPSVAGGEFHEMSSKCNMFMDPSGFSCEDITSPFNIPRTSSIAKSKRPSVSFAEGTRFSPKERHGSAQDLASLPGHLRNKPKSPWGVLMLSALQSQGSASKTAQEDGAEDHEGDDDGDVQETEYEETNYDAEDQEVDRTASRTTLQVPGASGRRRTMSNTAAHKGTQLLTPASDAQGGVLNKVTTVYVTVGKAGRLVSKTETSSEGPVQAMLRRIGSLQRQREQEVSRPKPKGAEAIVKPPRRKLGARASVWEEGAPPAGEVGICKPIRRKHASVNTPDTAGANDTSSESGSPKRPLSILKSVPELALADSGSDLRAEGSDPTSGKTEGPYLTVGAAGDAESLTEVIANEGAVVSVNDEPCYENVIIKHT from the exons ATGAAGCTTCTCCTCGGAGCTCTgagtgctctgctctgctgctcgCTGTCCTCCTCACAAACACTGGATCCTGCTGGGAAAAACGTCTGCCACAATATCAG GGACCCCTCCACCCTGGTCTGTTGCACTGGGTGGCGTCAAGAGGGAACAGAATGCACCTTAC ctgtgtgtgagGGTGAGCAGGCCTGTCTGAAGGAGGAGATCTGTGTGTATCCCGGAGTGTGTCGCTGCCCCCCTGGCTACTTCGGAGCTCACTGTAAAACAC GCTGTCCCGGTGAGTTCTGGGCTGCGGACTGTCGCAAGGTGTGTGAGTGCTTCCCTCACGGCCGCTGTCACCCCGTCACCGGAGAGTGCACCTGCAACCCCAACCGCTGGGGCCCGCTCTGCCAGTCGCCCTGCAAGTGCGTCCGGCACGGCCACTGCCACCCCGTCCACGGGAACTGCTCCTGTGACGAGGGCTGGTGGACGGCCACCTGCTCCAAGCCGTGCCAGTGCGGCAGCGCGGGGTCTGCGGGGCCCGGCTGCGACCAGCTGACAGGCCGGTGTCAGTGCAACAGGGGCCACTGGGGGCTGAAATGTCCCGTCGCTTGCAACTGCTACCTGTCCCAATGTAATCAGCGaacaggtgtgtgtgagtgtgaggcaGGCTGGTGGGGGCCCAGCTGTGACCGGAGGTGTAACTGTGACCTCACACACAGCACCTGTGACCCGAACACTGGACAGTGCCTGTGCCAGCCGGGGTACCAGGGGGTCTACTGCAACCAGCCCTGTGAAGCTGGGAAATACGGCAGTGGCTGTAAAAGGAG TTGTGGGTTCTGCAGAGACCACCGGACCTGCTCGGACACTGACGGCGCCTGTGACGCCTGTGAGTCCGGCTGGAACGGGACACGATGCGACCGGCCGTGCCCGGCTGGTTCCTATGGTGACGGCTGCCTGGAGGAGTGTCCACGCTGCAGGAACAACGAACCCTGTGACCCAAAAACTGGGAACTGTTGGAG GTGCGAGGAGGCCTGCACTAACAGGACGTTTGGAGACGCCTGTGGTTTCCTGTGTAGCccatgtttccatggtgactgTCATCAAGTGACAGGAAGATGTGACTGTCAGTCCGGCTTTACAGGAGAAAG CTGTAACAGTAGCTGCCCCGCCCTGCAGTTCGGCTTCAACTGTTCCTCCGCCTGTGACTGTGGGGAGGGGGGCGGCTGCGACCCAGTCACTGGAGTGTGTCCCAAGA gtgGCAGGGCTGCAGTGATAGCAGGTGTGCTGGTtcctctcctcctgctgctcctcgctgtgctctgctgctgtttGTGTTGTGGAGGGGCTCCTGCCGGGGGCAAAGACAG GGCGACTATGGCTGAGGGAGGCTGGTCAGTCCGGATGAAGTATCACGTCTACAGCGTCCTGGCTAACATCGGAGCGGCCCTGCCCTGTATCTCTGATTGGTCCTCTGGCCTGCCCCGTGTCACAG TGTCTCACCATGACCCAGAGCTGACGTTCAACCACAGCTTCATTGAGCCTCCGTCGTCTGGCTGGGTGACGGAGGGGTCGTCCTTCGACagtgatgaggaggaggaggagggggaggcgcTCTACTGTGTCCCTCCCAGAGATG ACTTCCCTTCGGTGGCGGGCGGCGAGTTCCACGAGATGAGCTCGAAGTGCAACATGTTCATGGACCCCTCCGGCTTCAGCTGTGAGGACATCACCTCGCCCTTCAACATCCCTCGCACCTCCAGCATCGCCAAGTCCAAGCGGCCTTCTGTTTCTTTTGCAGAGGGGACCCGCTTCAGCCCCAAAGAGAGGCATGGCTCAGCTCAGGACCTCGCCTCTCTCCCTGGTCACCTGCGAAACAAACCCAAGTCACCCTGGGGTGTTCTGATGCTGTCTGCTCTCCAAAGTCAAGGAAGTGCCTCTAAAACTGCGCAGGAAGATGGAGCTGAGGACCATGAGGGTGACGATGATGGGGATGTGCAGGAGACAGAATATGAGGAAACTAACTATGatgcagaggaccaggaagtaGACAGGACCGCTTCCCGGACCACCCTACAGGTCCCTGGTGCCTCAGGACGAAGGAGGACTATGTCCAACACAGCTGCTCATAAAGGGACCCAGCTGCTGACACCTGCCTCTGATGCTCAGGGGGGGGTCTTAAATAAGGTCACCACGGTGTATGTGACGGTGGGTAAGGCAGGGAGGCTCGTGTCCAAGACGGAGACGAGCTCTGAGGGTCCCGTTCAGGCCATGCTGCGGCGCATCGGAAGCCTTCAGAGACAGAGGGAGCAGGAGGTAAGCAGGCCCAAGCCTAAAGGAGCAGAAGCTATCGTCAAACCCCCCAGGAGGAAGCTGGGAGCGCGGGCGAGCGTGTGGGAGGAGGGGGCGCCGCCTGCGGGGGAGGTAGGAATATGTAAGCCAATCAGGAGAAAGCATGCTTCTGTTAACACCCCTGACACAGCTGGTGCGAACGACACATCCTCAGAGAGCGGCTCTCCAAAAAGGCCGCTGTCCATTTTGAAGAGCGTGCCAGAGCTGGCTTTAGCTGACTCAGGGTCAGATCTGAGGGCGGAGGGCAGCGACCCCACCTCGGGAAAAACTGAGGGCCCCTACCTGACCGTGGGAGCAGCAGGAGATGCAGAGAGTCTCACTGAGGTCATCGCCAACGAAGGAGCGGTGGTCAGTGTGAATGACGAGCCCTGCTATGAAAATGTCATAATTAAACACACATGA
- the vtna gene encoding vitronectin a: MRLWAFLLLALIALTLAADESCMSRCENGFSSEKTCQCDSMCKYYNSCCSDFKVYCGMTTRGDTFVFAEDDDDDSELLQSTTPSPRRSSHSMSINATDRELKPTEQPISDFGRRQQEQHETTLEMTRPPRLMETILQKIPITRKTPVSKTVATAQITTETPVTEAAVETTTGPVTTATTEAPDPDAMACSGRPFDSFMQQKNGSIYAFRGEYFFELDKKTVLPGYPKLIKDVWGISGPIDAAFTRVNCKGKTYIFKGNKYWRFDNGVMDEDYPRDISVGFDKIPDHVDAAFALPAPGHNGKEKVYFFKGDQYHTYEFLHQPSHDECITMSESSPPLMFRRYTDVYYNNYERVISELFSSSPQHHDKHHFIDKDWKGLKSPVDAVMAGRMYVPPVRPAQRRNDYQPGPPRNQQNGQNYQQYGQQYGLQWAHRRQSRSPYWGSTAEQGMNMGQGFADRGMDMGLRLAERGVEMEERLRRDWNRRWDQDSDQDRRRGGTRQNDRGNHDPRNVGSVSRSLPIQSVYFFRGESYYRVDLKTKRVDPASPPYPRSIAKFWLGCSDTTGAEK, from the exons ATGAGGCTGTGGGCCTTCCTGCTGCTCGCTCTAATCGCTCTGACTTTAGCCGCAGATG AGTCGTGTATGAgtcgctgtgagaatggatttAGCTCAGAGAAGACGTGCCAGTGTGACTCGATGTGCAAATATTacaacagctgctgctctgactTCAAGGTCTATTGTGGCATGACGA CTCGCGGGGACACGTTTGTGTTTgcagaggatgatgatgatgatagtgAGCTTCTTCAAAGCACCACTCCCTCGCCTCGACGCTCATCCCACAGTATGTCCATCAATGCTACCGATCGCGAGCTGAAGCCCACCGAGCAGCCCATCTCAGACTTTGGTCGCAGACAACAGGAACAACATGAAACAACTCTAGAAATGACCAGACCCCCTCGACTGATGGAAACAATACTTCAGAAAATCCCTATAACACGCAAAACACCCGTATCAAAGACAGTGGCGACTGCACAGATAACAACTGAAACCCCTGTGACTGAGGCAGCAGTTGAGACCACCACCGGCCCCGTCACAACAGCCACCACCGAAGCCCCCGACCCAGACGCTATGGCCTGCAGCGGGAGGCCTTTTGACTCCTTCATGCAACAAAAAAATGGCTCCATATATGCCTTCAGAG GGGAGTACTTTTTTGAACTGGACAAAAAGACTGTTCTTCCTGGTTATCCAAAGCTCATAAAGGACGTGTGGGGCATCAGCGGGCCGATTGATGCTGCCTTCACCCGCGTCAACTGTAAAGGCAAGACTTACATCTTCAAG GGAAATAAGTACTGGAGGTTTGATAATGGTGTGATGGATGAGGACTATCCTCGAGATATCAGCGTGGGCTTTGACAAAATTCCCGATCATGTGGACGCAGCGTTTGCTCTGCCGGCTCCTGGTCACAATGGAAAGGAGAAGGTCTATTTCTTCAAAG GGGATCAGTATCACACATACGAGTTTCTGCACCAGCCATCCCATGATGAGTGCATCACCATGTCAGAGAGCTCTCCGCCCCTAATGTTCAGACGCTACACTGACGTATACTACAACAACTACGAACGTGTCATCAGCGAGCTGTTCTCTAGCT CGCCTCAGCATCACGACAAACACCACTTCATTGACAAGGACTGGAAGGGCCTCAAGTCTCCAGTGGATGCTGTCATGGCTGGCAGGATGTACGTCCCTCCTGTGAGGCCCGCACAACGCCGCAACGACTACCAGCCAGGGCCGCCTCGGAACCAGCAGAACGGGCAGAATTACCAGCAGTATGGGCAGCAGTACGGGCTGCAGTGGGCTCATAGGAGGCAGAGCCGTTCCCCCTACTGGGGCTCCACGGCTGAGCAGGGGATGAACATGGGCCAGGGCTTTGCAGACAGGGGGATGGACATGGGTCTGAGGTTGGCAGAGAGGGGGGTGGAGATGGAGGAGAGACTGAGACGAGACTGGAACAGGCGATGGGATCAAGACTCGGACCAGGACAGACGGAGAGGCGGGACCCGGCAGAACGACAGAGGCAACCACGACCCCAGAAACGTTGGGTCCGTCTCCAGGAGTCTGCCCATACAGAGCGTCTACTTCTTCAGAGGAG AGTCGTACTACAGAGTGGACCTGAAGACGAAGAGAGTGGACCCAGCCTCACCGCCTTACCCCAGATCCATCGCCAAGTTCTGGCTCGGCTGTTCAGACACCACCGGGGCAGAGAAGTAG